A single genomic interval of Agromyces cerinus harbors:
- the ilvN gene encoding acetolactate synthase small subunit: MSTHVLSLLVEDKPGLLTRVAGLFARRGFNIESLAVGHSEIEGLSRITVVVDVDELPLEQVTKQLNKLVNVIKIVELDPAQAVQREHLLIKVRVDNTTRSQVLEAVNLFRARVVDVSTDALVIEVTGDSGKTTAFLKVLEPYGIKEIAQSGLLAIGRGSKSITERVFKN; encoded by the coding sequence ATGTCGACGCACGTTCTCTCCCTCCTCGTCGAAGACAAGCCCGGACTGTTGACCCGCGTCGCAGGGCTCTTCGCCCGGCGCGGCTTCAACATCGAATCGCTCGCGGTCGGCCACTCCGAGATCGAGGGCCTCAGCCGCATCACGGTCGTGGTCGACGTCGACGAACTGCCGCTCGAGCAGGTCACGAAGCAGCTGAACAAGCTCGTCAACGTCATCAAGATCGTCGAGCTCGACCCGGCTCAGGCCGTGCAGCGCGAGCACCTGCTCATCAAGGTGCGGGTCGACAACACGACGCGCTCGCAGGTGCTCGAGGCGGTGAACCTCTTCCGTGCCCGCGTCGTCGACGTCTCGACCGACGCGCTCGTGATCGAGGTCACCGGCGATTCCGGCAAGACCACCGCGTTCCTCAAGGTGCTCGAGCCCTACGGCATCAAGGAGATCGCCCAGTCGGGCCTCCTCGCCATCGGCCGTGGCAGCAAGTCCATCACCGAGCGCGTCTTCAAGAACTGA
- the ilvC gene encoding ketol-acid reductoisomerase: MAEIYYDKDADLALIQGKKVAVIGYGSQGHAHAQNLRDSGVEVVIGLKEGSKSKPKAEEAGFEVKSVADAAAWADVIVILAPDQYQRHIYAESIKDNLAEGKTLVFGHGFNIRFGYIEAPEGVDVVMVAPKGPGHTVRREYEAGRGVPVIVAVEKDASGNAWPLTLSYAKAIGGLRAGGIKTTFTEETETDLFGEQAVLCGGVSQLVQYGFETLTEAGYQPQVAYFEVLHELKLIVDLMWEGGIAKQRWSVSDTAEYGDYVSGPRVIDPHVKENMQAVLADIQSGAFAQRFIDDQDNGQKEFLELRAKGEAHPIEATGRELRKLFAWNASNDDDYVDGEVAR; encoded by the coding sequence ATGGCTGAGATCTACTACGACAAGGACGCCGACCTCGCCCTCATCCAGGGCAAGAAGGTCGCCGTCATCGGCTACGGCTCGCAGGGCCACGCGCACGCGCAGAACCTCCGCGACTCGGGTGTCGAGGTCGTCATCGGACTCAAGGAGGGCTCGAAGTCGAAGCCCAAGGCCGAAGAGGCCGGCTTCGAGGTCAAGAGCGTCGCCGACGCCGCGGCCTGGGCCGACGTCATCGTCATCCTCGCGCCCGACCAGTACCAGCGCCACATCTACGCCGAGTCCATCAAGGACAACCTGGCCGAGGGCAAGACCCTCGTGTTCGGCCACGGCTTCAACATCCGCTTCGGCTACATCGAGGCGCCCGAGGGCGTCGACGTCGTCATGGTCGCCCCCAAGGGCCCGGGCCACACCGTGCGCCGCGAGTACGAGGCCGGCCGCGGCGTTCCCGTGATCGTCGCCGTCGAGAAGGATGCATCGGGCAACGCCTGGCCGCTCACCCTCTCGTACGCCAAGGCGATCGGCGGCCTGCGTGCCGGCGGCATCAAGACGACCTTCACCGAAGAGACCGAGACCGACCTGTTCGGCGAGCAGGCCGTGCTCTGCGGCGGTGTCTCGCAGCTCGTGCAGTACGGCTTCGAGACCCTCACCGAGGCCGGCTACCAGCCGCAGGTCGCGTACTTCGAGGTGCTCCACGAGTTGAAGCTCATCGTCGACCTCATGTGGGAGGGCGGCATCGCCAAGCAGCGCTGGTCGGTCTCCGACACGGCCGAGTACGGCGACTACGTCTCCGGCCCGCGCGTCATCGACCCGCACGTCAAGGAGAACATGCAGGCCGTGCTCGCCGACATCCAGTCGGGCGCGTTCGCGCAGCGCTTCATCGACGACCAGGACAACGGCCAGAAGGAGTTCCTCGAGCTCCGTGCCAAGGGCGAGGCGCACCCGATCGAGGCCACCGGCCGCGAGCTCCGCAAGCTCTTCGCGTGGAACGCATCCAACGACGACGACTACGTCGACGGCGAGGTCGCGCGCTAG